The Mesomycoplasma ovipneumoniae genome includes a region encoding these proteins:
- the tilS gene encoding tRNA lysidine(34) synthetase TilS yields the protein MLTKTKPKEKFLIAVSGGSDSMFLLDKYKNKDIIVVHVNYNLRPQAIFETLLVAKFCQKYNLMLKILSFDSFSVSGNLQSNLRKVRYEFFYRVYKHFGCTKLLVAHHWNDFVETIFLQKEQKKLVTFWGIRGQNFLFGMQISRPLLYFYTKKRILNSCKKRKIPYLDDDSNFTDKYRRNAIRFKLQKLSTFSLFFTFSVHFIANFFKLIELKKNYKTLEKWKKTEYHAYFFQKIRKKPEIIFLYLHQNFDNIKLSKGKINSIIDFISSKAPNGSFLIKKNNYIIKKKLKIYVKSSKI from the coding sequence ATGCTAACAAAAACAAAGCCTAAAGAAAAATTTTTAATTGCAGTTTCTGGCGGCTCTGATTCAATGTTTTTGCTTGACAAATATAAAAATAAAGATATAATTGTTGTTCATGTCAATTATAATTTGAGGCCACAGGCCATTTTTGAAACTTTGTTAGTTGCAAAATTTTGCCAAAAATATAATTTAATGCTTAAAATTTTATCCTTTGATAGCTTTTCTGTTTCAGGAAATTTACAGTCAAATTTAAGAAAGGTTCGTTACGAGTTTTTTTACCGAGTTTATAAGCATTTTGGATGCACAAAATTACTTGTGGCTCATCACTGAAATGATTTTGTTGAGACAATTTTTTTGCAAAAAGAGCAAAAAAAGTTAGTAACATTTTGAGGAATCCGCGGGCAAAATTTCCTTTTTGGAATGCAAATCTCAAGGCCACTTTTGTATTTTTACACAAAAAAAAGAATTCTTAATAGTTGTAAAAAAAGGAAAATCCCTTATCTTGATGATGATTCAAATTTCACAGACAAATATAGAAGGAACGCAATTCGTTTTAAATTACAAAAATTAAGCACTTTTTCTTTATTTTTTACTTTTTCTGTTCATTTCATTGCAAATTTTTTTAAATTAATAGAACTAAAAAAAAATTATAAAACTCTTGAAAAGTGAAAAAAAACAGAATATCATGCTTATTTTTTTCAAAAAATTCGAAAAAAACCAGAAATTATCTTTTTATATTTGCACCAAAATTTTGACAATATTAAATTATCAAAGGGAAAAATCAATTCAATAATTGACTTTATTAGTTCAAAAGCACCCAATGGATCCTTTTTAATAAAAAAAAATAACTATATAATTAAAAAAAAACTAAAAATATATGTAAAATCTAGTAAAATTTAG
- the lysS gene encoding lysine--tRNA ligase: MSKLNDQQQFRLEKLKNLQSKGFNYPKSIFLHDNLDEIIKQYQDKNHDFFVENQIKVAFAGRLIRQRSPFFIIYSQSLEFQVYANKDFQTQNQFTFSNLDLGDIVEISGYLFKTKTNQISLKAETFSILAKSLHPLPDQYYGIENADDKYRKRYLDLLVNEKSRHTFIIRSKIISLIRKFFDSQGFLEVDTPVLQPVLGGASAKPFITFYNSLSQNFYLRIATELPLKKLLVGGIDAVYEIGKIFRNEGFDTTHNPEFTSIEFYQAYSDLNKIMNQTENLIRFLFEELGLNQSEHWYGENKIDFSQKFARFDMVQITSEKMNFDLKNADFSALVEEAKKYNIKIEPFFTKGHLINEFFEKFVEPTLINPTFITGHPIEISPLAKSDPNNRNFTLRAELFIATKEFANMFDELNDPIDQLGRFQAQINEKEKGNQEASEVDHEFVQALEYGMPPAAGCGIGIDRLVMLLTNNESIRSVILFPQLKSKKD; the protein is encoded by the coding sequence ATGTCAAAATTAAACGACCAACAACAATTTCGCCTTGAAAAACTTAAAAATTTACAATCCAAAGGATTTAATTATCCAAAATCAATTTTCTTGCATGATAATTTGGACGAAATAATTAAACAATATCAAGATAAAAACCATGATTTTTTTGTTGAAAACCAAATTAAAGTCGCTTTTGCAGGTCGTCTTATTCGCCAACGCTCCCCATTTTTCATTATTTATAGTCAATCATTAGAATTTCAAGTGTATGCAAATAAAGATTTTCAAACACAAAATCAGTTTACTTTTTCAAATTTAGACCTTGGTGACATAGTTGAAATTTCTGGATATTTATTTAAAACCAAAACAAATCAAATAAGTCTTAAAGCAGAAACTTTTTCAATTTTAGCAAAATCATTGCACCCATTGCCTGATCAATATTATGGAATTGAAAATGCCGATGATAAATATCGTAAGCGCTATTTGGATTTGTTAGTAAATGAAAAATCAAGGCACACTTTTATTATTAGAAGCAAAATTATCTCCTTAATTCGCAAGTTTTTTGACTCACAAGGATTTTTAGAAGTTGACACACCTGTTTTGCAACCAGTTTTAGGTGGTGCTTCGGCTAAGCCGTTTATAACATTTTATAATTCATTAAGTCAAAATTTTTACTTACGAATTGCAACTGAATTACCGTTAAAAAAATTATTAGTTGGCGGAATTGATGCCGTTTATGAAATAGGGAAAATTTTTCGTAATGAAGGTTTTGATACAACTCATAATCCCGAATTTACCTCAATTGAATTTTACCAAGCTTATTCAGATTTAAACAAGATAATGAATCAAACTGAAAATTTAATTCGCTTTTTGTTTGAAGAACTCGGATTAAATCAGTCAGAACACTGATATGGCGAAAATAAAATTGATTTTTCACAAAAATTTGCACGGTTTGACATGGTCCAAATAACTTCGGAAAAAATGAATTTTGACCTTAAAAATGCAGATTTTTCAGCTTTAGTTGAAGAAGCTAAAAAATACAATATAAAAATTGAACCATTTTTTACAAAAGGTCATTTAATCAACGAATTTTTTGAAAAATTTGTCGAACCTACTTTAATAAATCCGACTTTTATTACCGGTCATCCTATTGAAATTTCGCCTTTAGCAAAATCTGATCCTAATAATCGCAATTTTACGCTTAGAGCAGAACTTTTTATTGCTACAAAAGAATTTGCAAATATGTTTGACGAGTTGAATGATCCTATTGACCAATTAGGTCGTTTTCAAGCACAGATTAATGAAAAAGAAAAAGGAAATCAGGAAGCTTCTGAAGTTGATCACGAATTTGTTCAAGCTCTTGAGTACGGAATGCCCCCAGCGGCAGGCTGCGGAATTGGGATAGATCGTCTTGTGATGTTATTAACAAATAATGAATCCATTCGGTCAGTTATTTTATTTCCACAACTTAAATCTAAAAAGGATTAA
- a CDS encoding HAD family hydrolase — protein sequence MKLFFAFDLDGTLLRYDNTIHPENVKMLKKLYELGHILVVATGRGLSACIDLAKQYPYFHYLVSNNGTLIYDIKTKKTINKGTLKKSVVLDLFKDCKDTNSICAFSTPHNLFEYSPQKNYDWLKDQHIMDLNHYTKLNDFEIIEIIQADPITQIAFRNDEKAIINLHKKWSEKLNNLYKVTITNRIFLDINPLNVDKSTAILELLEKNNISTKKLVTFGDSSNDYGMIKLARYGFAMQDATPDLIEVASRKIGSCKSDTIARTIDILLENQDKLFSA from the coding sequence ATGAAACTATTTTTTGCTTTTGATCTTGATGGAACATTATTGCGCTATGACAATACAATCCATCCTGAAAATGTTAAAATGCTCAAAAAACTCTATGAATTAGGGCACATTTTAGTTGTAGCAACTGGTCGAGGTTTGTCAGCTTGCATTGATTTAGCAAAACAATATCCATATTTTCATTATCTTGTTTCGAATAATGGCACTCTAATTTATGATATTAAAACTAAAAAAACAATAAACAAAGGCACACTCAAAAAATCAGTTGTACTTGATTTATTTAAAGATTGCAAAGATACTAACTCAATTTGTGCTTTTTCAACCCCGCACAATCTTTTTGAATATTCTCCTCAAAAAAATTATGACTGATTAAAAGATCAGCATATAATGGACCTAAATCACTATACAAAACTGAATGATTTTGAAATTATAGAAATTATTCAAGCAGATCCAATAACACAAATTGCCTTTCGTAATGATGAAAAAGCAATTATAAATCTTCATAAAAAATGGTCTGAAAAGCTAAATAATTTATATAAAGTAACAATAACAAACCGAATTTTTTTGGATATTAATCCTTTAAACGTCGATAAATCTACTGCAATTTTAGAATTACTAGAAAAAAACAACATAAGTACCAAAAAATTAGTAACTTTTGGCGATAGTTCTAACGATTATGGAATGATAAAACTAGCTCGTTATGGTTTTGCAATGCAAGATGCAACTCCTGATTTAATTGAGGTAGCCTCAAGAAAAATTGGAAGTTGTAAATCTGACACAATCGCAAGAACTATCGATATTCTTTTAGAAAATCAAGACAAATTATTTTCTGCCTAA
- a CDS encoding N-acetylmannosamine-6-phosphate 2-epimerase, whose product MRLLKNSFIVSCQALEDEPLYGPKIMQKMMNAVLLGGADGIRTSQINNVKDFFELNQKVPLISLIKKTYTNSSVFITPTLAELKELMQFDNQIIAIDATLRNRPAENLDEIVDFFHKNRKKNQYLLADCADYEDVENAIRLKFDYVAPTLRGYTETTKNHNNIENNYEFLRWMVEKVRNTGIEVVAEGGFNEPQNVIDAFKIGSHSVVVGSMITRPYVITKFFVDKIRKEIN is encoded by the coding sequence ATGCGTCTTTTAAAAAATAGTTTCATTGTCTCATGTCAAGCGCTCGAAGATGAGCCACTTTATGGGCCAAAAATAATGCAAAAAATGATGAATGCTGTGCTTTTAGGTGGGGCTGATGGTATTAGAACTTCACAAATTAACAATGTCAAAGATTTTTTTGAACTAAACCAAAAAGTACCTTTAATTTCTTTAATTAAAAAAACCTACACAAATTCAAGTGTTTTTATTACGCCGACTTTAGCAGAACTCAAAGAATTAATGCAATTTGATAACCAAATAATTGCAATTGATGCAACTCTGCGCAACAGGCCGGCCGAAAATCTTGATGAAATTGTTGACTTTTTTCATAAAAACCGAAAAAAGAACCAATATTTACTTGCAGATTGTGCTGACTATGAAGATGTTGAAAATGCAATTAGATTAAAATTTGACTATGTTGCCCCAACTTTGCGCGGTTATACAGAAACAACAAAAAACCATAATAATATTGAAAATAATTACGAATTTTTACGTTGAATGGTTGAAAAAGTCCGTAATACCGGCATAGAAGTTGTCGCTGAAGGTGGTTTTAACGAGCCTCAAAATGTAATTGACGCTTTTAAAATTGGTTCTCATTCAGTCGTTGTTGGTTCAATGATAACTAGACCTTATGTTATCACTAAATTTTTTGTTGACAAAATTCGCAAAGAAATTAACTAA
- a CDS encoding sodium:solute symporter family transporter, producing the protein MEENKSSFSTTDWIILAIYMLSMLLLGLFFWYQEKNNKQKSTDSYLVAKSIKVPSIVIALSIWATGLSSLTFLGLPGLAFKTGWMWSVGQVAIILISPVLIKWIIPFYRQITANTAYAYLESRYNYLIRALSGGLFAIFHIFRIAIVLYIPALTLSLFVDLDIYLIIGIMAIVVILNTFLGGFKGVLWTDAIQGLVLLLGIICILIFGLVQTDWSKGDIYQSIFNAGQWKISAASGGMFLLFLGKYVETIFSYTASQDIVQRYKTSKFISGTNKTIYINAILTLITIFVFYGVGSMLYSYFKSQGFDVDAKNAIDQIVGRQGAANNQLLSFFIIKVLPTGLSGLIIAAVFAASQSTISSSMNSLVNVIVSDFIQPIRKFRKKAPIKDRIMLIISKILITFFGIQGMLVAFLLAYSEQTNLFNLFLAVVGLFGVPIGAVFMLGILTRRTNSFGAVLGISVAFITALFLWIFTNKRLVPENLAIEFASEYVALISFFVTIIFGYVGSIIYTFFSKKEKNLTNLTIWTKTPEFDQLIALEKQIAKNDSKLQKVAKKVAKTVPNLMPKWYNILIFGHPNYRENETIQANQEFSQIQKVQDEKLEQYEKIKEKLAKITN; encoded by the coding sequence ATGGAAGAAAATAAATCAAGTTTTTCAACAACTGATTGAATTATTTTAGCAATTTATATGCTTTCAATGCTATTGCTTGGATTATTTTTTTGGTATCAAGAAAAAAATAATAAGCAAAAAAGCACTGATTCTTATTTAGTAGCCAAGTCAATTAAAGTGCCTTCAATTGTTATTGCTCTTTCGATTTGGGCTACCGGGCTTTCGTCCCTTACATTTTTAGGTCTCCCCGGACTTGCTTTTAAAACAGGATGAATGTGATCTGTCGGGCAAGTGGCAATAATTTTGATTAGTCCGGTTTTAATTAAATGAATTATCCCTTTTTATCGCCAAATTACTGCAAATACTGCCTATGCTTATCTCGAAAGTCGTTATAATTATTTAATTCGGGCTTTAAGTGGTGGTTTATTTGCTATTTTTCACATTTTCCGGATTGCAATTGTTTTATATATTCCTGCACTGACTTTGTCACTTTTTGTTGATTTAGACATTTATTTGATTATCGGAATTATGGCGATAGTCGTAATTTTAAACACTTTTTTAGGTGGTTTTAAGGGTGTTTTGTGAACTGATGCAATCCAGGGTCTCGTTTTACTTTTGGGAATTATTTGCATTTTGATTTTTGGATTAGTTCAGACTGACTGAAGTAAAGGCGATATTTATCAGTCAATTTTTAATGCAGGTCAATGAAAAATAAGTGCCGCTAGCGGTGGTATGTTCCTTCTTTTTTTAGGAAAATATGTTGAGACTATTTTCTCCTATACAGCATCTCAAGACATCGTCCAAAGATATAAAACCTCTAAATTCATTTCCGGAACTAATAAAACTATCTATATTAACGCAATTTTAACTTTAATTACTATTTTTGTGTTTTATGGCGTTGGTTCAATGTTGTATAGTTACTTTAAGTCCCAAGGATTTGACGTTGATGCCAAAAATGCTATTGACCAAATTGTTGGTCGCCAGGGTGCGGCAAATAATCAACTTCTTTCATTTTTCATCATAAAAGTCTTACCGACCGGACTTTCTGGTTTGATTATTGCCGCAGTTTTTGCCGCAAGTCAGTCAACAATTTCTTCTTCAATGAACTCGCTAGTTAATGTAATTGTTAGTGACTTTATCCAACCAATCCGTAAATTCCGGAAAAAAGCACCTATAAAAGACCGAATAATGTTGATTATATCAAAAATTTTAATCACATTTTTCGGAATTCAAGGAATGTTAGTTGCTTTTCTTTTGGCTTATTCAGAACAAACTAATTTATTTAACCTTTTCCTTGCAGTAGTCGGACTTTTTGGTGTGCCAATTGGTGCTGTTTTTATGTTAGGAATTCTAACTCGAAGAACAAATTCTTTTGGCGCCGTTCTTGGAATTAGTGTTGCTTTTATTACTGCTTTATTTTTATGAATCTTTACAAACAAAAGACTTGTTCCTGAAAATTTAGCAATTGAATTTGCTAGCGAATATGTAGCGCTAATTTCCTTTTTCGTTACAATTATTTTTGGCTATGTTGGTTCAATAATTTATACTTTCTTTAGTAAAAAAGAGAAAAACTTAACAAATTTAACAATTTGGACAAAAACACCTGAATTTGATCAGCTAATTGCCTTAGAAAAACAAATTGCAAAAAACGATTCTAAGTTACAAAAAGTTGCCAAAAAAGTTGCAAAAACTGTACCAAATTTAATGCCAAAATGGTATAATATTCTAATTTTTGGACATCCTAATTATAGAGAAAATGAGACAATTCAAGCAAATCAGGAATTTTCTCAAATCCAAAAAGTTCAAGACGAAAAATTAGAACAATATGAAAAAATAAAGGAAAAATTAGCAAAAATCACTAATTAA
- a CDS encoding N-acetylneuraminate lyase — MEKYHGFFPALISPFNEKGELMTENLEHILDFLIDVQKVDGLYVTGSTGEFLLMSVEERQKIYEIVAKKAKNKVTLIAQIGSLNLEEAIQLGKKAKELGFDAISAITPFYYNFSFDEIKNYYEEIAKNVDLPMFIYYLPQLAGSKINIEQFGSILNLKNVIGCKFGSNDIFLFERLIKTYPEKIWMYAFDEAFGLAYLLGARGFIGSTYNTNAIKARKILDLAKKGDLLAFKNEIHIYNDYIQSLLEVGLMQTIKAIMQLYGVDAGYNRLPFKKICQKTLNQKALEIKEKFLD; from the coding sequence ATGGAAAAATATCATGGATTTTTCCCCGCTTTAATAAGTCCTTTTAATGAAAAAGGCGAACTTATGACTGAAAATCTTGAGCATATTCTTGATTTTTTAATTGATGTGCAAAAAGTTGACGGTCTTTATGTCACTGGATCAACGGGCGAATTTTTGCTAATGTCTGTTGAAGAACGGCAAAAAATTTATGAAATTGTAGCTAAAAAAGCAAAAAATAAGGTAACTTTAATTGCTCAGATTGGAAGTTTAAATCTTGAAGAAGCAATCCAACTAGGAAAAAAAGCTAAAGAACTTGGTTTTGATGCAATCAGCGCAATCACACCTTTTTATTATAATTTTTCTTTTGATGAAATCAAAAACTACTACGAAGAAATTGCAAAAAACGTTGATTTACCGATGTTTATTTATTACTTGCCTCAACTTGCAGGTTCAAAAATTAACATTGAACAATTTGGAAGCATTTTAAATCTTAAAAATGTTATTGGCTGCAAATTTGGGTCAAATGACATCTTTTTATTCGAAAGACTAATCAAAACTTATCCAGAAAAAATTTGAATGTATGCTTTTGATGAAGCTTTTGGGCTTGCTTACCTTTTAGGAGCTCGTGGATTTATCGGTTCAACTTATAATACAAACGCAATCAAGGCAAGAAAAATTCTTGATTTAGCAAAAAAAGGTGATTTACTAGCCTTTAAAAACGAAATTCACATCTATAATGACTATATTCAATCACTTTTAGAAGTTGGACTAATGCAAACAATCAAAGCAATTATGCAACTTTATGGTGTTGATGCTGGTTATAATCGCCTTCCATTTAAAAAAATTTGCCAAAAAACACTAAATCAAAAGGCGCTTGAAATTAAAGAAAAATTTTTAGACTAG
- a CDS encoding ROK family protein — MDKFILFDIGGTNIKMGIIDNNNFFHQTKTFKTNISSILENLDEIINSILEKSDFSKDIKGIAIATMGGVDVEKKKIIFVNHKTLPYFGSDFSTLEKKFNLPVVVENDANAAAISEKFYHKNLKNYATVTLGTGVGIGIVKDELIRGENFLAGEFGYLIYEGQRLDDWLSFSLLDKEISKLYNIRISEYEKFDNLYKSNADFQKMIDDYFQKVVDFTYQLAIFQNLEKIFIGGGFSYINKKYFAKIQEKFLKMLEQTPYKCELLIAESKNNAGMLGAFYLLRQKFNL; from the coding sequence ATGGACAAATTCATTCTTTTTGATATTGGCGGTACAAACATTAAAATGGGAATTATTGATAATAATAATTTTTTTCACCAAACAAAAACTTTTAAAACCAATATCAGTTCAATTCTAGAGAATTTAGATGAAATTATCAACTCAATTTTAGAAAAATCAGATTTTTCTAAAGACATAAAAGGAATCGCTATTGCTACAATGGGCGGGGTTGATGTTGAAAAAAAGAAAATTATTTTTGTAAATCATAAAACATTACCATATTTTGGCAGCGATTTTTCTACTTTAGAAAAAAAATTTAATTTACCTGTTGTTGTCGAAAATGACGCAAATGCCGCTGCAATTTCAGAAAAATTTTATCACAAAAACCTAAAAAATTACGCAACTGTTACTTTAGGGACTGGCGTTGGAATTGGAATTGTCAAGGATGAATTAATTCGAGGTGAAAATTTTCTTGCTGGTGAATTTGGTTATCTAATTTATGAGGGTCAAAGACTTGATGATTGACTTTCTTTTAGTTTGCTTGATAAAGAAATTAGTAAACTTTATAATATTAGAATTTCTGAATATGAAAAGTTTGATAATTTATATAAAAGTAACGCTGATTTCCAAAAAATGATTGATGACTATTTCCAAAAAGTTGTTGACTTTACTTATCAACTAGCAATTTTTCAAAATTTGGAAAAAATCTTTATTGGCGGCGGTTTTTCCTATATAAATAAGAAATACTTTGCAAAAATTCAGGAAAAATTCCTAAAAATGTTAGAGCAAACTCCTTATAAGTGTGAACTTTTAATCGCCGAATCCAAAAATAATGCCGGTATGCTCGGCGCTTTTTATCTTTTAAGGCAAAAATTTAATCTTTAG
- the mnmE gene encoding tRNA uridine-5-carboxymethylaminomethyl(34) synthesis GTPase MnmE, with protein sequence MVFDTICAIASGAINQAISIIRISGPNAFKIMEKIFTGKIGNSMEITFGWIHDNQTKIDQVLVLWFAGDKNFVGEETVEINAHGGVLNTNLILETILKTKLARLANPGEFSLRAFLNGKIDLVKAQAINDLIHAQVKSQHNVALKQFSGVSSNFIKKLIQQIEEIIGTIEVNIDYPEYDDVEILTNQILIPKIDELIKNFNELIKIADNSRLIYEGIRTSLIGEPNSGKSSLLNVLIDENKAIISEIPGTTRDIVEGNFVIDNLLFKVFDTAGIRKTKQKIEQIGISKTFENMEKSDLILHVIDASQKKSKHLDLSEKISENQVYLQVYNKSDLIENREEFADKILISAKNKEINSLIGKIKTIFAFLGKENQFVANSFQISQIELAKTAIIDAKNSLESGFGPEIAIVDLRNAWRELQTIFGRTDDENLLDSIFSRFCLGK encoded by the coding sequence ATGGTTTTTGATACTATTTGTGCGATTGCTTCAGGCGCAATAAATCAGGCAATTTCGATCATAAGAATTTCAGGACCAAATGCCTTTAAGATCATGGAAAAAATTTTTACCGGGAAAATTGGTAATTCCATGGAAATAACTTTTGGCTGGATTCATGATAATCAGACTAAAATTGATCAAGTTTTAGTTCTATGATTTGCTGGGGATAAAAATTTTGTCGGCGAAGAAACTGTAGAAATAAACGCTCATGGTGGTGTTTTAAATACAAATCTAATTCTGGAAACTATTTTAAAAACTAAACTCGCTAGACTTGCAAATCCTGGAGAGTTCAGTTTGCGTGCTTTTTTAAATGGGAAAATTGACTTAGTTAAAGCTCAAGCGATTAATGATTTAATTCATGCTCAAGTTAAATCGCAACACAATGTTGCTCTTAAACAGTTTTCTGGTGTAAGTTCAAATTTTATTAAGAAATTAATTCAACAAATCGAGGAAATTATCGGGACTATTGAGGTAAATATTGATTACCCCGAGTATGATGATGTTGAAATTCTAACAAATCAGATTCTTATTCCTAAAATTGATGAATTAATAAAAAATTTTAATGAATTAATAAAAATAGCCGATAATTCAAGACTAATTTATGAAGGAATAAGAACATCTTTAATTGGCGAACCCAATAGTGGCAAGTCTTCACTTCTAAATGTTTTAATTGACGAAAATAAGGCAATAATAAGTGAAATTCCTGGAACAACTCGTGATATTGTCGAGGGTAATTTTGTAATTGACAATTTGCTTTTCAAAGTTTTTGATACTGCCGGAATTAGAAAAACTAAACAAAAAATTGAACAAATTGGAATTAGTAAGACTTTTGAAAACATGGAAAAATCTGATTTAATTTTACATGTTATTGATGCAAGTCAAAAAAAATCTAAACATCTTGATTTAAGTGAAAAAATTAGCGAAAATCAAGTATATTTACAAGTCTATAATAAATCTGACCTAATTGAAAATAGGGAAGAATTTGCTGATAAAATATTAATTAGTGCTAAAAACAAAGAAATTAATAGCCTAATTGGTAAAATTAAAACTATTTTTGCTTTTTTGGGAAAAGAAAACCAATTTGTCGCTAATTCATTCCAAATTTCACAGATAGAATTGGCGAAAACAGCAATTATTGATGCTAAAAATAGTCTAGAATCTGGTTTTGGACCTGAAATTGCAATTGTAGATTTGCGTAATGCTTGAAGAGAATTACAAACTATTTTTGGTAGAACAGACGATGAAAACTTGCTTGATTCAATTTTTTCACGGTTTTGTCTAGGAAAATAA
- a CDS encoding ABC-F family ATP-binding cassette domain-containing protein, whose product MIEIKDLSKIFADKVLFQNVNLKFTEGNTYGIIGANGAGKSTFLKILAGFIEPSSGSIQTSQNQRISVLSQNHYEFDDFIVTDVVIMGNQKLYEIQQEKDQIYANPDATEADYNRAGELEEQFGLLGGWSAENDAQILLSALEIPKEFWYSKMSELKSSYKVKVLLAKALFGNPDILIMDEPTNHLDFKAIKWLEEFLINYKNIVLVVSHDSDFLDQVCTHTVDIDYGEVKIFTGNYSFWKQSSELLRELQKNANAKKEEQIAKLEAFIAKFSANASKSAQATSRKKSLEKIQLEEIKPSSRKYPYIRFNVFPRPGKQILNVENLSYKNPETGEFLFKNVSFTLLPGQKMVVFVDDDLIKTKLLDIIAGKEVPTSGTITWGSTIKFDYLPANTDDFFNSDLDLISWISQWPIFNTQDENKDNSTHRMRAFLGRMFFSGDQVFKKVNVTSGGEKVRLMFSKMMLSESNFLIFDQPLNHLDSESIDSFIEGLKLYDSGAIFTTYNLALIKEVANAILDIKQDSAVFFQGSLAEYEKKIGI is encoded by the coding sequence ATGATTGAAATTAAGGATTTATCAAAAATTTTTGCCGATAAAGTTTTATTCCAAAATGTAAATTTAAAATTTACAGAAGGAAATACTTATGGAATTATCGGTGCAAATGGAGCTGGAAAATCAACTTTTTTAAAAATTTTAGCTGGTTTTATCGAACCATCATCAGGATCAATTCAAACATCACAAAATCAAAGAATTTCGGTTTTATCACAAAATCACTATGAATTTGACGATTTTATTGTTACTGATGTTGTAATAATGGGAAACCAAAAATTATATGAAATTCAACAAGAAAAAGATCAAATTTACGCAAACCCGGATGCTACAGAAGCTGATTATAACCGCGCTGGCGAACTTGAAGAACAATTTGGACTTTTAGGTGGCTGAAGTGCTGAAAATGATGCACAAATTTTACTTTCTGCACTTGAAATTCCTAAAGAATTTTGATACTCAAAAATGTCAGAATTAAAATCTTCCTATAAAGTCAAAGTACTTTTGGCAAAAGCGCTTTTTGGAAATCCTGATATTTTGATAATGGATGAGCCAACTAACCACTTAGATTTTAAAGCTATTAAATGACTTGAAGAATTTTTGATTAATTATAAAAATATTGTCTTAGTTGTTAGCCATGATAGCGATTTTTTGGATCAAGTTTGCACTCATACCGTTGATATTGATTATGGTGAAGTTAAAATTTTTACTGGAAATTACAGTTTTTGAAAACAATCTTCTGAGTTATTAAGAGAACTTCAAAAAAATGCTAATGCAAAAAAAGAAGAACAAATTGCAAAATTAGAGGCATTTATAGCAAAATTCTCTGCAAATGCATCAAAATCTGCTCAGGCGACTTCACGAAAAAAATCCCTTGAGAAAATTCAGCTCGAGGAAATTAAACCTTCATCACGAAAATATCCTTACATTCGTTTTAATGTTTTTCCAAGACCTGGAAAACAAATATTAAACGTTGAAAATTTAAGTTATAAAAATCCTGAAACTGGCGAATTTTTATTTAAAAATGTGTCTTTTACACTTTTACCTGGTCAAAAAATGGTAGTTTTTGTCGATGATGATTTGATAAAAACTAAATTACTTGACATTATTGCCGGAAAAGAGGTCCCAACTTCAGGGACAATTACTTGAGGCTCAACTATAAAATTTGATTATTTACCAGCAAACACTGATGATTTTTTTAATTCAGATTTAGATTTAATTTCTTGAATTTCACAGTGGCCAATTTTTAACACACAAGATGAAAATAAAGACAATTCAACCCATAGAATGCGTGCTTTTTTAGGAAGGATGTTTTTTAGCGGCGATCAAGTTTTCAAAAAGGTCAACGTTACATCTGGTGGCGAAAAAGTTCGACTTATGTTTTCAAAAATGATGTTAAGTGAGTCAAATTTTTTAATTTTTGACCAACCACTTAACCATCTTGATTCTGAATCAATTGATTCTTTCATTGAAGGTTTAAAACTTTATGATTCGGGAGCAATTTTTACAACTTACAATCTTGCCTTAATAAAAGAAGTTGCAAATGCGATTTTGGATATTAAGCAAGATTCAGCTGTATTTTTTCAAGGTTCGCTAGCTGAATATGAGAAAAAAATAGGAATTTAG